One part of the Tenacibaculum sp. 190130A14a genome encodes these proteins:
- a CDS encoding tetratricopeptide repeat protein gives MKKQVLALSLGLMSLAATAQKSELKAAEKAIKKQDFNTAISTLNSIEGSVVMGDDKYKPKFYYLKGQAYAAKKDYKTAGEAFRELQAIGDKKYAAQAGPILNKMIQEVSNDAVDLYNNKKDYSKAADKFYLTYVLSPRDTSFAYNAAVSATQAKEYDKALGYYAELRKVGYTGIETKYVATNKATGKVENLGSEKQRDLMVKSGQYIKPGIEVSESKQASIVKNIALILKEQGKTDEAIAAFKDARASDPKDLNLILNEAQLYVEMGKMDKFGELMEEAVSLDPENPTLYYNLGVVNYNQGRMEEAKKYYEKAAELKPDYADAYMNLAVVVLDKDKNIVEEMNKNLSNFKKYDELALKQKEVYKEALPFLEKADSLNRNLDTVKTLMNLYEVLEMEEKAKEYRDLYKSMR, from the coding sequence ATGAAAAAACAAGTTTTAGCACTTTCTTTAGGATTAATGTCTTTAGCAGCTACGGCGCAAAAATCAGAGTTAAAGGCAGCTGAGAAGGCTATAAAAAAACAAGATTTTAATACCGCTATTTCTACTTTAAATTCAATTGAAGGTTCAGTAGTAATGGGAGACGATAAGTACAAGCCAAAGTTTTATTATTTAAAAGGGCAGGCATATGCTGCTAAAAAAGATTATAAAACGGCTGGAGAAGCTTTTAGAGAATTACAAGCTATTGGAGATAAGAAGTATGCTGCACAAGCTGGACCGATACTAAATAAAATGATACAAGAAGTATCAAACGATGCAGTTGATTTATATAACAATAAGAAGGATTATTCGAAAGCAGCTGATAAGTTTTATTTAACGTATGTTTTAAGCCCAAGAGATACTTCATTTGCTTACAATGCAGCGGTATCTGCTACACAGGCTAAAGAATACGATAAGGCCTTAGGATATTATGCTGAGTTAAGAAAAGTAGGATATACAGGAATTGAAACTAAATATGTAGCTACTAATAAAGCAACAGGGAAAGTTGAGAACTTAGGGTCTGAAAAGCAGAGAGATTTAATGGTTAAATCTGGACAATATATCAAACCTGGAATTGAAGTTTCTGAATCTAAGCAAGCTAGTATTGTTAAAAACATAGCTTTAATCTTAAAGGAGCAAGGAAAAACAGATGAGGCAATTGCTGCATTTAAAGATGCAAGAGCATCAGATCCTAAAGATTTAAACTTAATCTTGAACGAAGCTCAGTTATATGTTGAGATGGGTAAAATGGATAAATTTGGTGAATTAATGGAAGAAGCAGTTTCTTTAGATCCAGAAAACCCAACATTATATTACAACTTAGGAGTTGTAAATTATAATCAAGGTAGAATGGAGGAAGCTAAGAAGTATTATGAAAAAGCAGCTGAATTAAAGCCAGATTATGCGGATGCTTATATGAACTTAGCAGTTGTTGTTTTAGATAAGGACAAGAATATCGTTGAGGAAATGAACAAGAACTTATCTAACTTTAAAAAGTATGATGAGTTAGCATTAAAGCAAAAGGAAGTATATAAAGAAGCTTTACCATTTTTAGAAAAAGCAGATAGTTTAAATAGAAATTTAGACACGGTTAAAACTCTTATGAATTTATATGAAGTTTTAGAAATGGAAGAAAAAGCTAAAGAATATAGAGATTTATACAAGTCAATGAGATAA